From Burkholderia pseudomultivorans, the proteins below share one genomic window:
- a CDS encoding NCS1 family nucleobase:cation symporter-1, whose protein sequence is MEGDTGVQLEATHRAGIMLGADDASHRTDAAARDPALSLRLHNPDLAPTQAEGRTWGRYSIFALWTNDVHNIANYSFAIGLFALGLSGWQMLASLAIGAVLVYCFMNLTGYMGQKTGVPFPVISRMSFGIYGALLPAMIRAVIAIAWFGIQTYLASVVLRVLLTAIWPGLAAFDRNAVLGLSSLGWITFVAIWFVQIGILAYGMEMVRKYEALAGPIILVTTLSLAAWMFSRTGGHLALSIGAPLTGLKAWTEVFAGGSLWLAIYGTLVLNFCDFARSSPSAKTVRVGNFWGLPVNILVFATISFVLAGAQFKLNGQVIHSPTEIIATVPNKLFLVLGCLAFLIVTVAVNIMANFVAPAFVLTSLAPHRLTFRRAGLISATVAVLILPWNLYNSPVVIVYFLSGLGALLGPLYGIITVDYWLVRRQRVNVPDLYTEAPSGTYFYTRGVNRKALAALVPSALISITLAVVPAFSAMTPFSWLLGAAVAGGVYWLSADRKREYEERSGEHIAVACAQH, encoded by the coding sequence ATGGAAGGAGACACCGGCGTGCAACTGGAAGCCACCCACCGCGCGGGCATCATGCTCGGCGCGGACGACGCATCGCATCGCACCGACGCAGCCGCGCGCGACCCTGCGCTGAGCCTGCGGCTGCACAACCCCGATCTCGCGCCGACCCAGGCCGAGGGCCGGACCTGGGGCCGCTACAGCATCTTTGCGCTGTGGACCAACGACGTGCACAACATCGCGAACTATTCGTTCGCGATCGGGCTGTTCGCGCTCGGCCTGTCGGGCTGGCAGATGCTCGCGTCGCTCGCGATCGGCGCGGTGCTCGTCTACTGCTTCATGAACCTGACCGGCTACATGGGCCAGAAAACCGGCGTGCCGTTTCCGGTGATCAGCCGGATGAGCTTCGGCATCTATGGCGCACTGCTGCCCGCGATGATCCGCGCGGTGATCGCGATCGCATGGTTCGGCATCCAGACCTATCTCGCGTCGGTCGTGCTGCGCGTGCTGCTCACCGCGATCTGGCCGGGTCTCGCCGCGTTCGACCGGAACGCGGTGCTCGGCCTGTCGTCGCTCGGCTGGATCACGTTCGTCGCGATCTGGTTCGTGCAGATCGGCATCCTTGCGTACGGGATGGAGATGGTCCGCAAGTACGAGGCGCTGGCCGGCCCGATCATCCTCGTCACGACGCTGTCGCTTGCGGCGTGGATGTTCAGCCGCACCGGCGGTCATCTCGCGCTGTCGATCGGCGCGCCGCTGACGGGCCTGAAGGCATGGACGGAAGTGTTCGCGGGCGGCTCGCTGTGGCTGGCGATCTACGGCACGCTGGTGCTCAACTTCTGCGATTTCGCGCGCTCGTCGCCGAGCGCGAAGACGGTGCGCGTCGGCAATTTCTGGGGCCTGCCCGTCAACATCCTCGTGTTCGCGACGATCAGCTTCGTGCTCGCGGGCGCGCAGTTCAAGCTCAACGGCCAGGTGATCCACAGCCCGACCGAAATCATCGCGACCGTGCCGAACAAGCTGTTCCTCGTGCTCGGCTGCCTCGCGTTCCTGATCGTGACGGTCGCCGTCAACATCATGGCGAACTTCGTCGCGCCCGCCTTCGTGCTGACGAGCCTCGCGCCGCACCGCCTGACGTTCCGCCGCGCGGGCCTGATCAGCGCGACGGTCGCGGTGCTGATCCTGCCGTGGAACCTGTACAACAGCCCGGTCGTGATCGTCTATTTCCTGTCGGGCCTCGGCGCGCTGCTCGGGCCGCTGTACGGAATCATCACGGTCGACTACTGGCTCGTGCGCAGGCAGCGCGTCAACGTTCCCGACCTCTATACCGAAGCGCCGAGCGGCACCTATTTCTATACGCGCGGCGTGAACCGCAAGGCGCTCGCGGCACTGGTGCCGTCCGCGCTGATCTCGATCACGCTCGCGGTCGTGCCCGCGTTCAGCGCGATGACGCCGTTCTCCTGGCTGCTCGGCGCGGCCGTCGCGGGCGGCGTGTACTGGCTGAGCGCCGATCGCAAGCGCGAATACGAAGAGCGCTCCGGCGAGCACATTGCGGTCGCCTGCGCACAGCACTGA
- a CDS encoding aspartate/glutamate racemase family protein: MRILIVNVNTTESITDAIAAQARAAASPGTEIVGLTPRFGAESVEGNFESYLAAIAVMDRVLSYDEPYDAVIQAGYGEHGREGLQELLTAPVVDITEAAASVAMLLGHRYSVVTTLDRTVPLIEDRLKLAGLDARCASVRASGLAVLELEENPARAIESIVDQAQRAVKDDHAEVICLGCGGMAGLDRQIEECTGVPVVDGVSAAVALAESLVRLKLKTSKVRTYAPPRPKRIVGWPASFAK, from the coding sequence ATGAGGATCCTGATAGTCAACGTCAACACGACCGAGTCGATCACCGACGCGATCGCCGCGCAGGCGCGCGCGGCCGCATCGCCCGGCACCGAGATCGTCGGGCTGACGCCGCGCTTCGGCGCCGAATCCGTCGAAGGCAACTTCGAAAGCTACCTCGCGGCGATCGCCGTGATGGATCGCGTGCTGAGCTACGACGAACCGTACGACGCGGTGATCCAGGCCGGCTACGGCGAGCACGGCCGCGAAGGCCTGCAGGAACTGCTGACCGCGCCGGTCGTCGACATCACCGAAGCGGCGGCCAGCGTCGCGATGCTGCTCGGCCATCGCTACTCGGTCGTCACGACGCTCGACCGCACGGTGCCGCTGATCGAGGATCGCCTGAAGCTCGCGGGGCTCGACGCGCGCTGCGCGTCGGTGCGCGCGAGCGGCCTCGCGGTGCTCGAACTCGAGGAGAACCCGGCCCGCGCGATCGAATCGATCGTCGACCAGGCGCAGCGCGCGGTGAAGGACGATCACGCGGAAGTGATCTGCCTCGGCTGCGGCGGGATGGCCGGCCTCGACCGGCAGATCGAGGAATGCACGGGCGTGCCCGTCGTCGACGGCGTGTCGGCCGCGGTCGCACTCGCCGAATCGCTGGTGCGCCTGAAGCTGAAGACGTCGAAGGTGCGCACGTACGCGCCGCCGCGTCCGAAGCGCATCGTCGGCTGGCCGGCCAGCTTCGCGAAATGA
- a CDS encoding LysR family transcriptional regulator, with amino-acid sequence MRDALDPHACPAGAFDTTNALDVLDARLMRILLVLLTERTVSRAAVRLNMSQPATSAALKRLRTLLGDPLLVRSRYGMVPTEFGARLIEPLRNALRVIDFIRIQQPRFDARTSVRTYRIGCPDYLNVLFVPKLVALFRERAPNAQLVFHPLGDGFDDERALADGELDLVIDNRPARLSRFRQDHLFDDRVVCLMRATHPLARRGAMTAADFANAPQLCPTPSWLEASGAIDRQLERVGLQRRIVVTLPHFELAAHALVRSDLLLTTTYRLARHYAKLLPLGVVALPADPPDIAYRMTWNEAGSCVEGVHWLRGLVAEATQSWLGAEAGRPAVAAIPASKAAAAVASEPARTPRRRHAAQCGTAPRAPVARVSRHHRLPSKSH; translated from the coding sequence ATGCGGGACGCGCTAGATCCGCACGCCTGCCCGGCCGGCGCGTTCGATACCACGAACGCGCTCGACGTACTCGATGCGCGCCTGATGCGCATCCTGCTCGTGCTGCTGACCGAGCGCACCGTGTCGCGCGCGGCCGTGCGGCTCAACATGTCGCAGCCGGCGACCAGCGCCGCACTGAAGCGGCTGCGCACGCTGCTCGGCGATCCGCTGCTGGTGCGCAGCCGCTACGGGATGGTGCCGACCGAATTCGGCGCGCGGCTGATCGAACCGCTGCGCAACGCGCTGCGTGTGATCGACTTCATCCGCATCCAGCAGCCGAGATTCGATGCGCGCACGTCGGTGCGCACCTACCGGATCGGCTGCCCCGACTACCTGAACGTGCTGTTCGTGCCGAAGCTCGTCGCGCTGTTCCGCGAACGCGCGCCGAACGCGCAGCTCGTGTTCCATCCGCTCGGCGACGGCTTCGACGACGAGCGCGCACTCGCCGACGGCGAACTCGACCTCGTGATCGACAACCGCCCTGCCCGGCTGTCGCGGTTCCGGCAGGACCACCTGTTCGACGATCGCGTCGTATGCCTGATGCGCGCCACGCATCCGCTCGCGCGACGCGGCGCGATGACGGCCGCCGATTTCGCCAATGCGCCGCAGCTGTGCCCGACGCCGTCGTGGCTCGAAGCGTCGGGCGCGATCGACCGGCAACTCGAACGCGTCGGCCTGCAGCGGCGGATCGTCGTCACGCTGCCGCACTTCGAACTTGCTGCGCACGCACTCGTGCGCTCGGACCTGCTGCTGACCACCACCTACCGGCTCGCGCGCCACTACGCGAAACTGCTGCCGCTCGGCGTCGTCGCGCTGCCGGCCGATCCGCCCGACATCGCGTACCGGATGACGTGGAACGAAGCGGGCTCGTGCGTGGAAGGCGTGCACTGGCTGCGCGGGCTGGTTGCCGAAGCGACGCAAAGCTGGCTCGGGGCGGAAGCTGGGCGGCCGGCGGTCGCGGCGATTCCGGCATCGAAAGCGGCCGCTGCGGTCGCGTCGGAACCCGCTCGCACGCCGCGTCGCCGGCATGCGGCGCAGTGCGGCACGGCACCACGCGCGCCCGTCGCGCGCGTGTCGCGTCATCATCGTCTGCCGTCGAAGTCGCACTGA
- a CDS encoding MFS transporter, protein MSLSSPAPATTRAGPRMPAAATLAVASATCSLIVLDTNVVAVSLPSIARSFHASFADVEWVVSAYMTAFAACLLPAGGLADRFGRKRMLGIGLALFAIASLGCGIAPSAGWLIAARATKGAGAALLLTAALAVIANRFPDGRERARAWAVWGMCMGIATAVAPLVGGAITQWIGWRWVFLLNLPVCMLLAAGARGAIDESRDPQAKRVDFAGSLLFGAALASAIAALIGAPSHGWLSAATLGRLALAAALFAAFVGAERWQARPMIDLALFRQPRFVGAVLAMFGYAACAQVMMTFLPLYLQNAFGMSAIDAGLGMLPFAFAMIAGPSLGAALGARVSSGGVLAAGLALIGAGNLATAALTASGAYRWVALGMFVTGCGAGIMNGDTQKAIMACVPPNRTGMASGISTTTRFSAIVTAVGVLGAVLAARTHAQLDRLLEAGSVLRGSVDARFMSSLLAGDLAQALGRVPASAAGALAQAAPTAFARGFADTLVVSGVLALGVAVVAYRLLAQPMRAA, encoded by the coding sequence ATGTCCCTTTCTTCACCGGCGCCCGCCACGACGCGCGCGGGCCCCCGCATGCCGGCCGCCGCGACGCTTGCCGTCGCGTCGGCCACCTGCTCACTGATCGTGCTCGACACGAACGTCGTCGCGGTGTCGCTGCCGAGCATCGCGCGCAGCTTTCATGCGAGCTTCGCCGACGTCGAATGGGTCGTCAGCGCCTACATGACGGCGTTCGCCGCGTGCCTGCTGCCGGCCGGCGGCCTCGCCGACCGCTTCGGCCGCAAGCGGATGCTCGGCATCGGCCTTGCGCTGTTCGCGATCGCGTCGCTCGGCTGCGGCATCGCGCCGTCGGCCGGCTGGCTGATCGCCGCGCGCGCGACGAAGGGCGCGGGCGCCGCGCTGCTGCTGACGGCCGCGCTCGCGGTGATCGCGAACCGTTTCCCGGACGGTCGCGAACGCGCGCGCGCATGGGCGGTGTGGGGCATGTGCATGGGTATCGCGACGGCCGTCGCGCCGCTCGTTGGCGGTGCGATCACGCAGTGGATCGGCTGGCGCTGGGTGTTCCTGCTGAACCTGCCGGTCTGCATGCTGCTGGCGGCCGGTGCGCGCGGCGCAATCGACGAGTCGCGCGATCCGCAGGCGAAGCGCGTGGATTTCGCCGGCAGCCTGCTGTTCGGCGCGGCGCTTGCCAGCGCGATCGCGGCGCTGATCGGCGCGCCGTCGCACGGCTGGCTGTCGGCGGCGACGCTCGGCCGGCTCGCGCTCGCCGCCGCGCTGTTCGCGGCCTTCGTCGGCGCGGAACGCTGGCAGGCGCGGCCGATGATCGATCTCGCGCTGTTCCGCCAGCCGCGTTTCGTCGGCGCGGTGCTCGCGATGTTCGGCTATGCGGCCTGCGCGCAGGTGATGATGACGTTCCTGCCGCTGTACCTGCAGAACGCGTTCGGGATGTCGGCGATCGACGCAGGACTCGGGATGCTGCCGTTCGCGTTCGCGATGATCGCGGGACCGTCGCTCGGCGCGGCGCTGGGGGCGCGCGTATCGTCCGGCGGCGTGCTGGCCGCCGGGCTTGCGCTGATCGGCGCGGGCAATCTCGCGACCGCGGCGCTGACGGCGAGCGGCGCGTATCGATGGGTCGCGCTCGGCATGTTCGTGACCGGCTGCGGCGCGGGCATCATGAACGGCGACACGCAGAAGGCGATCATGGCGTGCGTGCCGCCGAACCGCACGGGGATGGCGTCGGGGATCAGCACGACGACGCGTTTCTCGGCGATCGTGACGGCCGTCGGCGTGCTCGGCGCGGTGCTGGCGGCTCGCACGCATGCGCAGCTCGACCGCCTGCTGGAGGCTGGGTCCGTGCTGCGCGGCAGCGTCGATGCGCGATTCATGTCGAGCCTGCTGGCCGGCGATCTCGCGCAGGCGCTCGGGCGCGTGCCGGCATCGGCCGCCGGCGCGCTCGCGCAGGCCGCGCCAACGGCGTTCGCGCGCGGTTTCGCCGATACGCTTGTCGTGAGCGGCGTGCTGGCGCTCGGGGTTGCGGTGGTCGCATACCGGTTGCTTGCGCAGCCAATGCGCGCGGCGTGA
- a CDS encoding LysR family transcriptional regulator, with amino-acid sequence MDRLEFRHVRAFLSVAQHLHFARAAEALDMAPPALTRQIQEAERLLGVRLFHRSRRAVTLSAAGEAYLGEASAAFEHLRRGRELAALAERGELGRIEIGYVSSAVYSGTLQRTVGAYRAAHPRIELDLREVPMDDVARQLDAGRLDLAYVRPPLPLPGGLRIVTLQRDVFVAAVPADSRYAAMATVRAADLADARFAVPEQERGTLEVARRGRFAPVIAARPGGLLAVLACVSVNGWVAVIPDALADCVSLPGVVYRPIAGKPIMSELALAHRRFEKAPAVRAFLRTVVPAP; translated from the coding sequence ATGGACCGGCTCGAATTCCGTCACGTCCGCGCGTTCCTGAGCGTCGCGCAGCATCTGCACTTCGCTCGCGCGGCCGAGGCGCTCGACATGGCGCCGCCCGCACTCACGCGACAGATCCAGGAAGCCGAGCGCCTGCTCGGCGTGCGGCTGTTTCACCGGTCGCGGCGCGCGGTCACGCTGAGCGCGGCGGGCGAGGCCTACCTCGGCGAGGCGAGCGCCGCGTTCGAGCATCTGCGGCGCGGCCGCGAGCTCGCGGCGCTGGCCGAGCGCGGCGAGCTCGGCCGCATCGAGATCGGCTATGTGTCGTCCGCCGTCTATTCGGGCACCTTGCAGCGCACGGTCGGCGCGTATCGCGCCGCGCATCCGCGCATCGAACTGGACCTGCGCGAAGTCCCGATGGACGACGTCGCGCGGCAGCTCGACGCCGGCCGGCTCGATCTCGCCTATGTGCGGCCGCCGTTGCCGCTGCCGGGCGGGCTGCGGATCGTCACGCTGCAGCGCGACGTGTTCGTCGCGGCGGTGCCGGCCGATTCGCGTTACGCGGCGATGGCGACCGTGCGCGCCGCCGATCTCGCCGATGCGCGCTTCGCGGTGCCGGAGCAGGAACGGGGCACGCTCGAAGTCGCGCGCCGCGGCCGCTTCGCGCCGGTGATCGCCGCGCGGCCGGGCGGCTTGCTCGCGGTGCTCGCCTGCGTGTCCGTGAACGGCTGGGTCGCGGTGATTCCCGATGCGCTCGCCGACTGCGTGTCGCTGCCGGGCGTCGTCTACCGGCCGATCGCGGGCAAGCCGATCATGTCGGAGCTTGCGCTCGCGCACCGGCGATTCGAAAAAGCGCCGGCGGTGCGCGCGTTCCTGCGGACGGTCGTGCCGGCCCCGTAA
- a CDS encoding ABC transporter substrate-binding protein yields the protein MHHAPSVTRRRTLLRLAALAAAPLAARALPAHAAAQDLSNVTLVLGDQAGGLRALAEAARVLDGAPYRFRWANFQGAAPLFEAQRAGAIDLAPAGDLPVLTAALGDPALRIVATRVGSPASLGIVVQPDSPVRTVADLKGRTVVVSSARGSISQYQLYGALREHGLAAADVDVRFVLPVDAFAAFEAKQIPIWATFDPYYGHVVRRGARVVRDGSGINSGLAFLTSPVDTLNDRAKRAALADVLARLTRAGQWALSHPADYASVYASLTRLPPDAAADIVRRAPLAQRGLTGVDIAVLQRVADRAAADAILPKRVDVASIAIRNLGAPQAG from the coding sequence ATGCATCACGCCCCCTCCGTCACCCGTCGCCGCACGCTGCTGCGTCTCGCGGCACTCGCGGCCGCGCCGCTCGCCGCTCGCGCGCTGCCCGCCCACGCCGCCGCCCAGGATCTGTCGAACGTCACGCTCGTGCTCGGCGACCAGGCCGGCGGCCTGCGCGCGCTCGCGGAGGCCGCGCGCGTGCTCGACGGCGCGCCGTACCGGTTCCGCTGGGCCAATTTCCAGGGCGCCGCGCCGCTGTTCGAGGCGCAGCGCGCGGGCGCGATCGATCTCGCACCGGCCGGCGACCTGCCGGTGCTGACCGCCGCGCTCGGCGATCCGGCGCTGCGGATCGTCGCGACCCGCGTCGGCTCGCCGGCATCGCTCGGCATCGTCGTGCAGCCCGACTCGCCGGTCCGCACGGTCGCGGACCTGAAGGGACGCACGGTCGTCGTATCGTCGGCGCGCGGCAGCATCTCCCAGTACCAGCTGTACGGCGCGCTGCGCGAACACGGCCTCGCGGCCGCCGACGTCGACGTGCGCTTCGTGCTGCCCGTCGATGCGTTCGCCGCGTTCGAGGCGAAGCAGATCCCGATCTGGGCGACCTTCGATCCGTACTACGGGCATGTGGTGCGACGCGGCGCGCGCGTCGTGCGCGACGGCAGCGGCATCAACTCGGGACTCGCGTTTCTCACGTCGCCGGTCGACACGCTGAACGATCGTGCGAAACGCGCGGCGCTCGCCGACGTACTCGCGCGGCTCACGCGCGCCGGTCAATGGGCGCTGTCGCATCCGGCCGATTACGCAAGCGTCTACGCATCGCTGACGCGCCTGCCGCCCGATGCGGCCGCCGACATCGTGCGCCGGGCGCCACTCGCACAGCGCGGCCTGACCGGCGTGGACATCGCGGTGCTGCAACGCGTCGCCGACCGCGCGGCGGCCGATGCGATCCTGCCGAAGCGAGTCGACGTCGCGTCGATCGCGATCCGCAATCTCGGCGCGCCCCAGGCAGGCTAG
- a CDS encoding phage protein NinX family protein, whose product MQVEDLTGAALDYWVAMAMDRDAPRVDASGCTVVGERGGAPVPFAPSSSWADGGPLVERLPFAAFERDGACGPWRAVLHRAVPAAGERCTFNQSGPTLLVAAMRTLVASTFGDDVPDLDMTRPRGVPPSV is encoded by the coding sequence ATGCAAGTCGAGGACCTGACAGGCGCGGCGCTGGATTATTGGGTGGCGATGGCCATGGATCGCGATGCGCCGCGCGTCGATGCGTCGGGCTGCACGGTGGTGGGCGAGCGGGGCGGCGCGCCGGTGCCGTTTGCGCCGTCGTCGTCGTGGGCCGACGGCGGTCCGCTCGTCGAGCGGCTGCCGTTCGCCGCATTCGAGCGCGACGGCGCGTGCGGTCCGTGGCGTGCCGTGCTGCATCGCGCGGTGCCGGCCGCGGGCGAGCGCTGCACGTTCAACCAGTCGGGGCCGACGCTGCTGGTCGCCGCGATGCGCACGCTGGTTGCGTCGACGTTCGGCGACGACGTACCGGATCTCGACATGACGCGGCCGCGCGGCGTGCCGCCTTCGGTCTGA
- a CDS encoding ABC transporter substrate-binding protein, with the protein MLPLRLLRSLLIASVFALPAAAAHADKPATIRIGVAQQGAGDPPTFGGSSAATVQLQQLVEKEFAADGIKVQWLFFKGAGPAVNEAIANKALDFAYQGDLPAVLARANGLKTHLLLATSVRSGVKIAVPPDSDIKSIKDLKGRRVSIFRGTNLQLVADNALAKNGLDERDLRVTNLDTASALAALASKGIDASVNDYQLYKLRDAGLAKIIYESQNDGPQFTRQTHLLVLDDFERAHPDIVQRVVDAVVKGARWSSDEANRDALFRLWAKSGVPVSSWQADYANQRLKDRLSPLIDPFLVARYKAVAQDALRLKLIRQPIDVDGWFEPKYLDNALRAQKLEQYWPRYDASGKPLS; encoded by the coding sequence ATGCTTCCACTGCGTCTGCTGCGATCGCTGCTGATCGCCTCCGTCTTCGCGCTGCCGGCCGCCGCCGCGCACGCGGACAAGCCCGCCACCATCCGCATCGGCGTCGCGCAGCAAGGCGCCGGCGACCCGCCGACCTTCGGCGGCTCGTCCGCCGCGACCGTGCAATTGCAACAGCTTGTCGAAAAGGAATTCGCGGCCGACGGCATCAAGGTGCAATGGCTGTTCTTCAAGGGTGCGGGGCCGGCCGTCAACGAAGCGATCGCCAACAAGGCGCTCGACTTCGCGTACCAGGGCGACCTGCCCGCCGTGCTCGCGCGCGCCAACGGGCTCAAGACGCATCTGCTGCTCGCCACCAGCGTCCGCTCGGGCGTCAAGATCGCGGTGCCGCCCGATTCCGACATCAAGTCGATCAAGGACCTGAAGGGCCGCCGCGTCTCGATCTTCCGCGGCACGAACCTGCAGCTCGTCGCCGACAACGCGCTCGCGAAGAACGGGCTCGACGAACGCGACCTGCGCGTGACCAACCTCGACACCGCGAGCGCGCTGGCCGCACTCGCGTCGAAGGGCATCGACGCGTCGGTGAACGACTATCAGCTGTACAAGCTGCGCGACGCGGGGCTCGCGAAGATCATCTACGAATCGCAGAACGACGGTCCTCAGTTCACGCGCCAGACCCACCTGCTCGTGCTCGACGACTTCGAACGCGCGCATCCCGACATCGTGCAGCGCGTGGTCGACGCGGTCGTGAAAGGCGCGCGCTGGTCGTCCGACGAAGCGAACCGCGATGCGCTGTTCAGGCTGTGGGCGAAGAGCGGCGTGCCGGTGTCGTCGTGGCAGGCCGACTATGCGAACCAGCGCCTGAAGGATCGCCTGTCGCCGCTGATCGACCCGTTCCTGGTCGCGCGCTACAAGGCCGTCGCACAGGACGCGTTGCGACTGAAGCTGATTCGCCAGCCGATCGACGTCGACGGCTGGTTCGAGCCGAAGTATCTCGACAACGCGCTGCGCGCGCAGAAGCTCGAACAGTACTGGCCGCGCTACGACGCGTCCGGCAAGCCGCTGTCCTGA
- a CDS encoding ABC transporter permease, giving the protein MSDTAIPIPSSDPHALGASSRRRAAAKRLAWLLAPWVLPALLFTLWNVGSARGWIAPQILPPPEQVYQALAELAASGDLLRHTLISLQRVLVGFAAGTLLGFAIGAALGLSRTFEAYVLPSFNALVQIPVLGWLPFLLLLVGVGEPLKYLLIAHAALVPVTLSTLQGFRQTPAALDEVARGFGYTRRQRIVHVVLPAAVPTLATGVRLAFTKSWLALVVVELVASSEGLGYLIVYGRQLFQLDLVMAAVVVVGAVGLLINRLLDALEARLRRGVPSAFRG; this is encoded by the coding sequence ATGAGCGACACCGCGATCCCGATCCCGTCGTCCGACCCGCATGCGCTCGGCGCGTCGTCGCGCCGTCGCGCGGCCGCGAAGCGGCTGGCATGGCTGCTCGCGCCATGGGTGCTCCCCGCGCTGCTGTTCACGCTATGGAACGTCGGCAGCGCGCGCGGCTGGATTGCGCCGCAGATCCTGCCGCCGCCCGAACAGGTCTATCAGGCACTCGCCGAACTCGCGGCGAGCGGCGATCTGCTGCGCCATACGCTGATCAGCCTGCAGCGCGTGCTGGTCGGTTTCGCGGCCGGCACGCTGCTCGGCTTCGCGATCGGCGCGGCGCTCGGCCTGTCGCGCACGTTCGAGGCGTACGTGCTGCCGAGCTTCAATGCGCTGGTGCAGATTCCGGTGCTCGGCTGGCTGCCGTTCCTGCTGCTGCTCGTCGGCGTCGGCGAGCCGCTCAAGTACCTGCTGATCGCGCACGCGGCGCTGGTACCGGTCACGCTGAGCACGCTGCAAGGCTTTCGTCAGACGCCCGCCGCGCTCGACGAGGTCGCGCGCGGATTCGGCTACACGCGCCGCCAGCGCATCGTCCACGTCGTGCTGCCGGCCGCCGTGCCGACGCTCGCGACCGGCGTGCGGCTCGCGTTCACGAAGTCGTGGCTCGCGCTCGTCGTCGTCGAGCTCGTCGCGTCGTCCGAAGGGCTCGGCTACCTGATCGTGTACGGCAGGCAACTGTTCCAGCTCGATCTCGTGATGGCCGCCGTCGTCGTGGTCGGCGCGGTCGGCCTGCTGATCAACCGGCTGCTCGACGCGCTCGAAGCGCGCCTGCGGCGCGGCGTGCCGTCCGCGTTTCGCGGCTGA
- a CDS encoding ABC transporter permease, which translates to MPHSTTPIPHEARHAAVVTRRRHAPDWRGLVLPLAAVAIWWAIASAHLINSGLLVSPADVLRTAWTQITSGALARALSASLAREACGFAIGATGGLLLGAALGLSRVATRIVGPSFDTFKQISLFAWIPLISVWFGLGDVAKVVFLSLAALLPVAAHTCDGIHAVPRAYVDVARALRYSRLQLVRHVILPAALPSIFTGLYLGLIYSWLATLGAEYLLVAGSGIGNTLIDGSEQFRMDLVLFGIIVVGATGWALNALARAIERKVLARRGDLNA; encoded by the coding sequence ATGCCGCATTCCACTACGCCGATCCCGCACGAAGCCCGGCACGCCGCCGTCGTGACACGACGCCGCCACGCGCCCGACTGGCGCGGCCTCGTGCTGCCGCTGGCCGCGGTCGCGATCTGGTGGGCGATCGCGTCCGCGCACCTGATCAACAGCGGGCTGCTCGTCAGCCCCGCCGACGTGCTGCGCACCGCATGGACGCAGATCACGAGCGGCGCGCTGGCCCGCGCGCTGTCGGCGTCGCTTGCGCGCGAAGCATGCGGCTTCGCGATCGGCGCAACTGGCGGGCTGCTGCTCGGCGCCGCGCTCGGGCTGTCGCGCGTCGCGACGCGCATCGTCGGCCCGAGTTTCGACACCTTCAAGCAGATCTCGCTGTTCGCGTGGATTCCGCTGATCTCCGTCTGGTTCGGCCTCGGCGACGTCGCGAAGGTCGTGTTCCTGTCGCTCGCCGCGCTGCTGCCCGTCGCCGCGCATACCTGCGACGGCATTCACGCGGTGCCGCGCGCCTATGTCGACGTCGCGCGTGCGCTGCGCTATTCGCGGCTTCAGCTCGTGCGCCACGTGATCCTGCCCGCCGCGCTGCCGTCGATCTTCACCGGGCTCTATCTCGGCCTCATCTATTCGTGGCTCGCGACGCTCGGCGCCGAATACTTGCTCGTCGCGGGCAGCGGCATCGGCAACACGCTGATCGACGGCAGCGAGCAGTTCCGCATGGATCTCGTGCTGTTCGGCATCATCGTCGTCGGCGCAACCGGCTGGGCGCTGAACGCGCTCGCCCGCGCGATCGAGCGCAAGGTGCTCGCGCGGCGCGGCGACCTGAACGCCTGA